A window of Candidatus Krumholzibacteriia bacterium contains these coding sequences:
- a CDS encoding cytochrome c3 family protein encodes MTRESGRRRNRRDALVFLVVMVTLIVPVRDTGAQFERGRRFSDGGDCTSCHEMEATEARHLHAPFEDEDCAACHKPHGMVGALRLKASGAALCADCHDEESLGLTSPVVHDPVAGGDCLSCHDPHASDHAGLLRESPEQACFSCHDGSAFEREHVHAPLEDGCSSCHVTHGGEHEALLASAPETLCANCHETGAELADTHAGYPVEGQDCGLCHDPHSSDVEGLFTQSIHMPVMDNDCETCHLPAGEGEDYALAAGANELCMMCHDPGDADLDDPHMAVTAGECTDCHDAHGADRGHLLARPAIDLCTDCHDGPSSVVAKVSVHRPFVQDCVLCHTAHGDVGSHLVRAEGNDLCLDCHTDQAAEMEAENVHMAFSGGECLDCHEAHAADHPSLTVTNGLDLCSNCHVEVEDWLRLRSSHMPVKAGDCTECHSPHASSRPALLSTSPDEGCKECHSQLEAGEDVLPVRHMPFDDGECSLCHDPHATKFDGLLVDSQPNLCGGCHVAGQMDDAVSTHHPVAEGECTACHLSHAGKLDGLLPEPPGRLCVSCHADIGEKIEAPAAHMPAAEGGCLDCHEAHESELETLLASSVPGQCLDCHDGEGDDFRRLHLGLEGSQIDCRKCHDAHGAPLEGLMLQVQHGPFEDRSCAACHVEAESAGEGE; translated from the coding sequence CCCTTCGAGGACGAGGACTGCGCCGCGTGCCACAAGCCCCACGGCATGGTCGGGGCACTCAGGCTGAAGGCCAGCGGCGCGGCACTGTGTGCGGACTGCCACGACGAGGAGTCGCTCGGCCTGACGAGTCCGGTGGTGCACGATCCGGTCGCCGGTGGCGACTGCCTGTCCTGCCACGACCCCCACGCGAGCGATCACGCAGGCCTGCTGCGTGAGAGTCCCGAGCAGGCGTGTTTCAGCTGCCACGACGGTTCGGCCTTCGAGCGCGAGCACGTCCATGCCCCCCTCGAGGACGGTTGCAGTTCCTGTCATGTCACCCACGGCGGCGAGCACGAGGCCCTGCTGGCCTCGGCGCCGGAGACGCTCTGCGCGAACTGCCACGAGACCGGCGCGGAGCTGGCCGACACCCACGCGGGTTACCCCGTCGAGGGTCAGGACTGCGGTCTGTGCCACGACCCGCATTCCAGCGACGTCGAGGGTCTGTTCACGCAGTCGATCCACATGCCGGTGATGGACAACGACTGCGAGACCTGTCATCTGCCCGCCGGGGAGGGCGAAGACTACGCGCTGGCCGCCGGGGCCAACGAGCTGTGCATGATGTGTCACGATCCCGGCGACGCAGATCTCGACGATCCGCACATGGCCGTGACCGCGGGCGAGTGCACCGACTGCCACGATGCGCACGGTGCCGACCGTGGACACCTGCTGGCGCGTCCGGCCATCGACTTGTGCACCGATTGCCACGACGGTCCGTCGTCGGTGGTGGCCAAGGTCTCGGTCCACCGGCCTTTCGTGCAGGACTGCGTGCTGTGTCACACGGCGCACGGCGACGTCGGTTCGCACCTCGTGCGCGCGGAGGGCAACGACCTCTGCCTGGACTGCCACACCGACCAGGCCGCCGAGATGGAGGCCGAGAACGTGCACATGGCGTTCTCGGGCGGGGAGTGCCTCGACTGCCACGAGGCGCACGCCGCCGATCATCCGTCGCTCACCGTGACCAACGGTCTGGACCTCTGCAGCAACTGCCACGTCGAGGTCGAGGACTGGTTGCGGCTGCGCAGCTCGCACATGCCGGTCAAGGCGGGCGACTGCACCGAGTGCCACAGCCCCCACGCGTCGTCGCGGCCGGCGCTCTTGAGTACATCGCCCGACGAAGGGTGCAAGGAGTGCCACTCGCAGCTCGAGGCCGGCGAGGATGTCCTCCCCGTGCGGCACATGCCCTTCGACGACGGCGAGTGCTCGCTGTGCCACGATCCGCACGCCACGAAGTTCGATGGACTGTTGGTGGACTCGCAGCCGAACCTCTGCGGTGGCTGCCACGTGGCCGGCCAGATGGACGACGCCGTGAGCACGCACCATCCCGTGGCCGAGGGCGAGTGTACGGCCTGTCACCTGTCGCACGCCGGTAAGCTCGACGGCCTGCTGCCCGAGCCTCCGGGGCGTCTCTGTGTGAGCTGCCACGCCGACATCGGTGAGAAGATCGAGGCCCCGGCGGCGCACATGCCGGCCGCCGAGGGGGGATGCCTGGACTGCCACGAGGCCCACGAGAGCGAACTCGAGACGCTGCTCGCGTCGTCGGTGCCGGGGCAGTGCCTCGACTGCCACGACGGCGAGGGCGACGACTTCCGTCGCCTGCACCTGGGTCTGGAGGGATCGCAGATCGACTGCCGCAAGTGCCACGACGCCCACGGGGCGCCCCTGGAAGGATTGATGCTGCAGGTCCAGCACGGACCCTTCGAGGACCGTTCGTGCGCGGCCTGCCACGTGGAGGCCGAGAGCGCGGGGGAGGGCGAGTGA